Below is a window of Planococcus rifietoensis DNA.
AATATTTTCGGCAAGTTTGCCGCGATTACGGGGCCTTTGCTTGTCGGCATCACTTCCCAGATCACCGGCAACTCCAGTTTAGGGGTTTTGAGTTTGGTCGTGCTTTTCATCATTGGCCTGGTCGTTCTTATCTTCGTCCCGGAACCCACGCCTCATGACCCTGTTGATGAAGTAGCAGCTGAATAACAAAAAGGCCTCCCGCAACAGCGGGAGGCCTTTATTCATGATTAATTATTCTTTTTCGCGTCAGTTGGCTCGACTTTGATCTCGCCGTCTGAGTTTTTGCCGAGTGATGATTCACCAAATTCTACAACATCCACGCCGCCGGCATCTTTCTCAGCTTTCTTGATTTCTTTTTCTACTTTCTTTTCAGCCTTGTCATGCTCTTTTTGGGCTTTTTCTTCTTTTTTCTCTTCTTTTTCTTCAGCTTTTTCTTGCTGCTTCACTTCTTTTTCAATTGCTTTCTCTTGTTTCTTCACTTCTTTTTCTTCTTTTTTCTCTTCGCGCTTCGCTTTCAGTTCGTCAGCTTTCACTTTCGCCTGCTCGATGGAAGTGTTCACTTTTTCACTGGAATCCGAAGTTTTCGCTTTCACTTGTTCCTGTAATTCCTTGCCGCTCTTAGGCGCAAGCAAAAGTCCGGCTGCGGCACCGATCAAAGCACCTGTCACAGCGCCGGCAACAAAGCTTCCGCCGCCTCCGCCTGATTCAGAACCGTATTCCTGTGCCATTGGTGCAGGCGACTGGATTTTGCCTTGGCGCACGAGACGCTCTTCGACTTCCTCTACGATTTCAAACAATGTGCGCCCTCTTGCTTCAACTAATGAAACGCTCATGTGGAAATCCGTCAAATCTTCCTGGTCACGGACGACCACTACGTCGTAATCGGGTGCATCTGTTTTCTTTTCAAGCATTTCTGCACGATACCCTTTTTGTACTAACGCATCGCGTACGGATGTAAATGGATGTTCAACTGCAATTTTTACCATTCTGTGTCCACTCCTTTTTTATGAAAACTCTATGTTAAGTTGTTTTCCCCTAATCCACGGCTCTAAACTTATCCTTTGCGAACTCCTCCATTTTTTTCAAATTTTCACGCTTTGAATAGCTTTGTGAATACACTTATTCATAATGAAAAATTTTAGCATTAAATAGGGAATCGCCGCCCTGCTTTGGATT
It encodes the following:
- a CDS encoding YkuS family protein, with product MVKIAVEHPFTSVRDALVQKGYRAEMLEKKTDAPDYDVVVVRDQEDLTDFHMSVSLVEARGRTLFEIVEEVEERLVRQGKIQSPAPMAQEYGSESGGGGGSFVAGAVTGALIGAAAGLLLAPKSGKELQEQVKAKTSDSSEKVNTSIEQAKVKADELKAKREEKKEEKEVKKQEKAIEKEVKQQEKAEEKEEKKEEKAQKEHDKAEKKVEKEIKKAEKDAGGVDVVEFGESSLGKNSDGEIKVEPTDAKKNN